A genomic segment from Gracilinanus agilis isolate LMUSP501 chromosome 1, AgileGrace, whole genome shotgun sequence encodes:
- the LOC123244266 gene encoding ceramide synthase 4-like, producing MLATLYESFWKAEYWLPPGYTWADLEDSDDITYPHPKDLLAVVPLTFVLLVIKYGSERIIGLPLSRVMGVHDPRRIKATPNPILESFFQTQNKKPKKDELSHLASQCSLSVRQIQCWFRRRRNQERPLMSKKFSESCWRFLFYSTSFFDGVFIFYNETWFGKPETVWNGYPKQPLQPAIYWWYLLELSFYFSLLLTLSYDVKRKDFKEQVVHHFVAVALILFSYSANLVHIGALVLLLHDASDIFMEACKMLIYTKWRLARDTVFILFAMVFFICRLILFPIKVLHTTYYAFLTNYQAFFGYYFANVLLMVLQGLNAFWFFLILRMFYKLLSDGQVKNDVRSDTEEQDTSDEQLDMRQQRSGKLQSNDTIDTRARGGLKGWPACH from the exons ATGCTGGCCACCCTATATGAATCATTTTGGAAGGCTGAGTATTGGTTACCTCCTGGGTATACATGGGCTGACTTAGAAGATTCTGATGACATCACATATCCTCATCCCAAGGACCTGCTGGCAGTTGTTCCCCTGACATTTGTCTTGCTGGTCATTAAATATGGCTCTGAGAG GATCATAGGATTGCCCTTGAGCAGAGTCATGGGTGTGCATGACCCCCGCAGGATCAAGGCAACTCCCAACCCCATCCTGGAGTCATTTTTCCAGACCCAGAATAAGAAACCCAAAAAG GATGAGCTGAGTCACCTGGCCAGTCAGTGCAGCCTTTCTGTGAGGCAAATACAGTGCTGGTTTCGACGTCGGAGAAACCAAGAACGGCCATTAATGAGCAAGAAATTCTCTGAATCCTG ttggagatttttattttattctacttcTTTCTTTGATGGTGTGTTCATCTTCTACAAT GAAACCTGGTTTGGGAAGCCAGAGACTGTCTGGAATGGATATCCGAAGCAG CCTCTGCAGCCTGCCATATATTGGTGGTACCTCTTGGAGCTCAGCTTCTACTTCTCCTTGCTGCTTACTCTGTCCTATGATGTGAAGAGGAAG GACTTCAAGGAGCAGGTTGTCCACCATTTTGTTGCTGTTGCTTTGATCTTGTTCTCCTATTCTGCCAACTTGGTGCACATTGGTGCCCTGGTGCTGCTACTACATGATGCGTCAGATATCTTCATGGAG GCCTGTAAGATGTTAATTTACACAAAGTGGAGGCTAGCTCGAGACACAGTGTTCATCCTCTTTGCCATGGTGTTCTTCATTTGCAGACTCATTCTCTTCCCAATCAA AGTCCTTCACACCACTTACTATGCTTTCCTGACCAACTACCAGGCCTTCTTTGGATACTATTTTGCCAATGTTCTCCTGATGGTCCTGCAGGGTCTCAATGCCTTCTGGTTTTTCCTCATCCTCCGAATGTTCTACAAGCTTTTATCAGATGGCCAG GTGAAAAATGATGTGAGGAGTGATACAGAAGAGCAAGATACGAGTGATGAACAGTTGGACATGAGACAGCAGAGAAGTGGGAAACTCCAGTCTAATGATACCATAGACACTCGAGCCCGGGGTGGTTTAAAAGGCTGGCCAGCTTGCCACTGA